The Candidatus Berkiella aquae sequence CACGAAATCAATCTGTATGGGGAAATACTTAATGAACAAATGAAAGAAAATTTAATACAACGGATTGCATTGGCCAAAGAACAGAATCATCAAATTATTATTGATCTCGGTGCAACTAATCTCACAAACGAATTATTAAGTGAATTGTTGCCTTTCCTAACCATTCCAGAAGTCACCGAATTAAGATTAGATGATAATCCAGCTCTTACAAATGTCGGTATTAGTGAACTATGTGAGACTTTAAAAGAAAAACCTTCCTCTTTAAAAGCACTGAGCCTGTGTAATATTAATTTGGGATTAGATGGAGCGCTGACACTAGCCGAGCTGCTTAAGGATTATTCTTTAGAATCACTTGATCTTTCTTCTTGCCAAATTCCAGCAGATGGCATCCAGGCAATCACAATATCTTTAGTAGAACATCAACATCTTCAACATCTTAACCTGAACAGCAACCCTGTCAGAAAGGCAATTACTGCTCTTGGGGATTTATTACAAGTTAATAGAAAATTACAGCGCCTTTACTTAGCTGAATGTCAACTTGAAGAATCACTTGCAGCTGCTTTTGTTTTGGGCATAAAACAAAATGGTAGCTTAAAAGAAATCAATATCAGTGCCAATGAACTTTCAAACCAATTTGTTGAAGAATTTGCACAAGCCATCCAAGTTAATAATACCTTAACTAAATACCATGGACCTGACACTGCAAAAAAAGAGATTGCCCACTATTGTTATCGTAATGAGTTATTACCTAGTAATGCACGTTGGCTAAATAGTTACAATCCTGAAGCAAGCACAACTCAAAGAAGCATTGAACTTATAGTGGAATCCATACCACCTACTCCATCATTGTGCTTTATCAGTGGTCGCAAAGCTGTACAACAAGGCACACTCACTCCCGGTTCCTTTAATCTTCCCGAGGGTAGCCAATCACATTCACTTGCAACCGTACTATTTGAAGGTATTTATGAAGAGGCTGCGAAACATGTTCCCCCTTATAAAAGATTCCGCAATACACACAATTAATATCTAGGTTGAGATAAATCATGTTAGATACACCAATCGTCAAAGTTAAAAATCCTCACGAGATCCGTTTTATTCACCAAACAATTTCCCCTACCCTATCAAAACCAAAACCAGGTGAAAGCAAATGCCATCATTTAGATGCTATTGCACATGATGTGGCAACGCACCGCCAAAGCATGTTAGATTTTCCTCCTATTGAAATATTTTCAATTAGAGATCCTCAAAGCAATGAAAAAGCATATTATTCATTAAATAATAGGAAGCTTTATATTGCTAAAAAATCGAGAAGCCAAGAAATTAATACCGTCAAAGCTACTTTCGAACAGATACTCCATTCGCTATGGAAAATGACCAGTCAAAGTGATGGTTTAAACTTTCCTACTCCTACACAATTAGGAGAAAAAGAGTGCAATCCCACTGGTTTATTACTTCAATTTAGAGACTTTATTAAAATACGCGCAACACTCTATCCATTAAATACCCCCAGAGGCTCTGAAACGCCTGCACAACGTATTGAAAGAGAAGCTCAGGAAGTTTTTAAATTAAAATCTCGATAAAAAGAAGTTCGTTTTTGAGGTGTTTTATTACCGTTTATCGATTTAAAACGCCTCTTTATCCCTCATATAAATAACCCTTTTAATTAACATACCATTTATCGCGTTAAAATCGCAGCGGTCGTTATTTGCTATCTTATTTACTCATCTCAGTGCTAATTTATTTACATAAAATTATATATAATACTTTACACGGGGAATCAATCATGAATAATGGTCCAAAAACTCAACGTCCTATTAGAGCAGCAGATCCAAGAGAAATCCTTTGGTTACATCAAACGATTTCACCAAGTTTTGCTCAAGGTGCACCAGCACCGACGCCTTCTGATCCATTGCGAAAATTACCTGGCGAACGAGTGGCAAAAGTTGCGAATGATATTAAAATGGACCCTAAAATCGCACAAAAATTCCCACCATTACAGGTTTTTGAATTAACTGATCCTGATACTGAAGAAAAATATACCTATAGTTTAAGCAACCGACGCTTAACTGCGTTTAGAAGTGCTGGCATTACTGACGTCAATGTACAAAATGCTGAATTTTCGCAAATTGCCCATTCATTTTGGAAAATGACTAGTATTGATGGTGGATTTACTCAACCGCAGCAAACAAGCATTGCTTCAAATAAAACTAGTGAACCCAATGAACAGTCGACTTTAGGTAAATTCAAACGCCACATGTCTCGCTTAAGCTATCAATATGAAAACTATTGCAGAACAAATGGTATTGTAGGCGATGAAAAAGACACCTATATTACGTCTCGTTTAGAAGAGCAAGCAAAATTACGTTTTAAATTGAAATAATCAAATCAGTAAAGAGCCTGATTTTGCAGGCTCTTTACTGCTTACTTAAGAAAACCTATCTATACATCTACTTTATCATCCTAAAAAGCGTTACTACGCAATCTAGTTGATGTTGTCGTTGTTGCAGTGGGCTCATTTAAATCATCTTGTTGTTGAATAGGTGGTTGCTGTTGCTGTAATGCAAGTGCGTTCAATATAGGAGGAGGTACTGGTGTTACGATAATTGGCAACGGATTGTTATTTTCTTCATATCCATCCAGATTCCTTTGATATTTTTCTGCAATAATAGATTTAAAAATACTCATTTTGACGTTTATTAATGCTTCTCTGAAGATAAATTCAATTTTCTTAAATTGAGACAAAGTGGGACGTTTTTCAGGACTCTCTTCTGTCATCTGAATAATAATGTATTGCGCGAGTTTTCTTAATTCATGAATTGAAGCAACATCCCCCTCTTTTGCTAGTCTGTTAATATTGGCTGCCGTATCAAGAATATTTTGATTGAGTGTTTGCCCTTTTAAATCAACAATTAGTACATCTGGCATCATATTAATAATATCATTAAAGGTCGGATGCACGAGTCTATTGCTTCGTTGATTATCTTGATTAAACATCTTCAATTTTGCTTGAAAATTTTCATCTGTTAATATTTCAGCAAAAACAATGCCTAGCGACCAAAAATCACTCTGATAGCAATATTTTTCACGCTGATGAATTTCAGGAGCAATGTAGCCAAAAGTACCCACAAATTGACCTAAATCTTGTTGTTCTCTTTCATCTTTACTATGTGGATCAATTGCCGTTCCAAGATCAATAAGCTTCAATGTATAATAATTAAAGTTTTTTGAACAAACCAGGTTGTCGCTTTTTATATCGCGATGAGCTAATTTTGCATTTTCATGCAAATCAATGATTTCATTCATGCCAGAAAGTATTAAAGAAAATCTTTTAATCAGGTTCATCTGCTTTTTATATTTAAATCGCCCGATTGATTCTTTATCTTTGTTGCGATCCATTTCATACAATTCTTCTAGTAAATTTTCACCTTCACAATATTCCATCAATGTATATTGATTTTTGGTATTATCTTGTGCTAAACCTAATAATTTTTTAGCGATGAATAGATTTTGTCGCTCTCTATGAAGATCGTCTTCAAAGTTCATACCATGAGGTTGCTGAATTTTTATCGCCACTACATCAGTTGAGTCCACGTTTTTGGCCATGACGACTCTACCCTGGGCACCTTCACCTATTTGATTAGCTGAGTCAAAGGAATAAACTCTCACTTTTTGTGTGTTTGGATTTTTAGCCACAACCAACGTAAGCGTGTTATTACCATTTTTAATCTCGGTAACCGCTCCAATATTTGTGACATTGGCTTTTAAATTTTTAGCCCCTTCTTTGAGTATTGGATTTTCTGAAATTATTTTTTTACTCGCCTTTTGTATCCCAAACTGTATCCCCATAAATATATCCCCAACTAACTAAATGATGAAAACTGTAAACTAGAATAAGATGGATGACTAGATCGTTTTACCTGGCAAGAATTCTGGCAAGTCACAGAAACTGGGGTGTAAAGCAGTTTAAAAATGACAAAAAAAAGCGATGTAACAACATCGCTTTTTTTAATTTAATAAAACTTATTTACTAAGTTCTTCATAACCGAAAATACGAATAAAAACAGCTTCGTCTTCAGTTTGCTTTTTGTTTCGCTCGTGAATTTTTTCTTTCAATTTGTCAGCATGTGCTTGCATTTTAGTTTTAAAATTCTGCTTATCTTGTTCTGACATACCATCCCATTTTTTCTTAATATTGGCATTAAATTCCTTGCGTTGTTCTGGTGTCATTTTTTTATATTTATCTTTCGCAGCTTTAAAATCGACCGCATCTGAAGTTGTCGACGCTTTTTCAGTTGTTTGGGTAGGGGTTGTCGCTGTTGTTGCATTATCAGCAGCAATTGCTATTGAAGACATACCAAATCCTGCTAATAATAAAACGGCAAGTGCTTGTTTATTCATCATAACCTCATCATTAATGTTACCTTAGCAACCTACAAAGATAGCTGCTTTTTGACAAGCATGGGGATTTTTCTAGGACATTTTTACAGTAGACCAACAATAAACGTTTGATTATTAATGAAAAATATTAAAGTTGAACGCTACAACCCGCTTTGATATCTCTTTTTTGGTTGTTCAATGTATCAATAGGTAGAGATTGAGCTGCTTGTGAATGAGGGGAAGAAAAAATCATTAACTTACTGGTTGCATCTAATAATCTATTAAAGACAGCCTCTTCCAATAGCCTTATTATATGAGGTTCTTTGGCATAATCAAAGACTGATTTCATTGCATGATCTAATGGTTCTAAACTTGCTCCTGCTTCAAGTAGTCTGTGCACCATTAAAGTATTATCTTCGATAATTGCCGCCATCAGTGGCGTGATGCCATACAAATTAGGTTTGTTAATATCTAGATCTTTTCTGGCAAAAAAAGCATCGATTATTTCTGAATCAGGACGATAAGCACAAGCAGAAATCAACGGTGTATCGCCATAGATATCTCCTTTATTAATATCCCATGCAAAATTATGTAACAATCCCATTGCATATTCTTTATTAAGATATCCTATACTACAATGAAGTAAGCTCTGACCATAATGATCGTAATCTTCTAATTTTAGCCATCCCTCTGATAGAAGATAAGTGAAAAAGCCAGGCTCTGATTGTTCTAGTTCAAAGTAATTAATGTCGCACGCAATACGTCCTTCCAATAATTGTGTCTCTTTGAATAGCTGTAAGCAAGCACGATTTTGTAGTCTAATTGCCATCTGTATGGGTGAAGCGTTATGACAATCTAGAAAGAATAGTTGTAAGGGATTATGCGTTAATTCATAACGAACCGTATCTAAATCATTTCTTAATACGGCTTGATGTAATTTTGTAAAATTATTAGGGGAGAAGTCCGCATCCTTTTCGTGAACGGTTTCTTCCATTTCAGGGACGATTTCATCTTTCTCATAAAATTTATAGGCATTAATAGAACTGAAACGAATAGTATCATTTTCAAATGATCCATCTGGCATATACCAAAACTTAATGATATGTTCTGCCAAGCTTTCTGCTGTATCGTATGTTCCCGTTTTTTTACGCAAATTAGAGTCATAATATTTATATTTACCTTCTTTGGTAATTTGCAAACTGGCAACATGCCCTGTGCCAAGAAACTCTATACTCGCTCCTCTATATTGTGAAAAAAGTTCAAGCATTTCTACTAATTGCGTTTTAGTAACAACAAGATCAACAAAGCAAAATAAGTGTCTTAAAGTTCTATCTCGCGTTGCATCTTTCATCATATTATATTGCAATACGCGCTGTGCTTGCCCCCAACCCATCAGCTTTAGTGCATTAGTTGCTTTTGTTGTGAATTGAAACAAAATCAAATCATTGAGTACCTGCTCGAACAACTCTTCTCTGTTCTTAAATATCGAACGCAATGAAGCTGGCAATTGCGTTTCTTGCAAAGTTTCTGCTGTTTCATCCCAAGCTTCGATAACAGATAAAATATCATAAAATTCATCTTCTCTATCGACTGAAGCATAGATAAGAAAGAGAAAAGACCAACCACCACAGTTGCCGTCCATATCAAGAAAATCTTCAGCTTTTCTATTTCTCATTTGCTGAAACAAATATAGTTTTCGGTTTAAATTTGTTTGTTTTAAATTCTTTAGCTTAATACCATAGCCTGGTATTTGCGTAACATCATCAGGAGCATTTGGCATCAATGCATAAATCGCGCCATCATTTTCATTTTGAAGTGCAAAATCTAGAGGGGTTCTTCCATATAAATCAGGAACATTCAGAAGCGAATTGAGCTCATCATTTTGCATGATATAAGCAATAATATTTCCTTGATTATGCTTTGCTGCAAAGTGTAATATATTTCTATTCTTAAAATCCGTCTCAGTCGCTACCTTCATACCAAAGAAGGATATTAAATATTTTATAACACTTAAGTTGCCTTGTAGTGCAGCAACATGCATAGGTGTTTCACCATAAGGACTGGGAAGATTGATAGCTCCTTCATTTATTAATGATTTGACTGCATCGAGCGCATCAAAGTCTGCCGCATGATGAAGTGCAGTTTCACCATTTTTATCGCAAGCATTTATATTACCCAAGGAACACAGCTTCGCTGCAAATTCAGGTTCAAGGATCCCTCGACTTTCCAGACTTTTAACAAGTGGAACGATGCCAAATTGACCACCAATCATAATGAATACTTATCCATTTTTTGCACCTAAAAATGGACGTAGTATATACAATTTCTCATGAAAAAATATTCATTATCCGACAAAGCCAAAATTAAGCGATAGATGACAAAAATGCACCATTTTTTACCTTGGTTTTTTATCTGGACGCCGTATTGACACTAATCCTGCAAATCGTATTTTACGTCATTGTGAATAACTTGATACTTCGCTTTTATCCTGTAAACTCAAAAGATAATAGTAAAAAAATATCGCCAATATATGAAACAACCCTCTTCCAAAGTGATGCTCTTAGCTACCGTGATTTTGATGGATCTCTTGGTAGGCATTGAATTTGATCTTTTTGTACCCAGCTTTCTTGAAATACAAAATCAGTTTCATTTGTCTGCATTTTGGGTAGAAGCCTCATTATCGATCAATTTTTTGGGTTATTGTGTAAGTCTTTTCTGGGTGGGGGCATTAGCCGATCGCTTTGGTCGTAAACCTATCATACTACTTGGCCTGCTCATTTTTTGCTTAGGCAGCGTCTTCTGCTTATGGGCTCCTTTGTATGCGGTCTTTCTGCTGGGGCGCTTTCTGCAAGGGATAG is a genomic window containing:
- a CDS encoding protein kinase domain-containing protein; protein product: MGIQFGIQKASKKIISENPILKEGAKNLKANVTNIGAVTEIKNGNNTLTLVVAKNPNTQKVRVYSFDSANQIGEGAQGRVVMAKNVDSTDVVAIKIQQPHGMNFEDDLHRERQNLFIAKKLLGLAQDNTKNQYTLMEYCEGENLLEELYEMDRNKDKESIGRFKYKKQMNLIKRFSLILSGMNEIIDLHENAKLAHRDIKSDNLVCSKNFNYYTLKLIDLGTAIDPHSKDEREQQDLGQFVGTFGYIAPEIHQREKYCYQSDFWSLGIVFAEILTDENFQAKLKMFNQDNQRSNRLVHPTFNDIINMMPDVLIVDLKGQTLNQNILDTAANINRLAKEGDVASIHELRKLAQYIIIQMTEESPEKRPTLSQFKKIEFIFREALINVKMSIFKSIIAEKYQRNLDGYEENNNPLPIIVTPVPPPILNALALQQQQPPIQQQDDLNEPTATTTTSTRLRSNAF
- a CDS encoding ankyrin repeat domain-containing protein → MIGGQFGIVPLVKSLESRGILEPEFAAKLCSLGNINACDKNGETALHHAADFDALDAVKSLINEGAINLPSPYGETPMHVAALQGNLSVIKYLISFFGMKVATETDFKNRNILHFAAKHNQGNIIAYIMQNDELNSLLNVPDLYGRTPLDFALQNENDGAIYALMPNAPDDVTQIPGYGIKLKNLKQTNLNRKLYLFQQMRNRKAEDFLDMDGNCGGWSFLFLIYASVDREDEFYDILSVIEAWDETAETLQETQLPASLRSIFKNREELFEQVLNDLILFQFTTKATNALKLMGWGQAQRVLQYNMMKDATRDRTLRHLFCFVDLVVTKTQLVEMLELFSQYRGASIEFLGTGHVASLQITKEGKYKYYDSNLRKKTGTYDTAESLAEHIIKFWYMPDGSFENDTIRFSSINAYKFYEKDEIVPEMEETVHEKDADFSPNNFTKLHQAVLRNDLDTVRYELTHNPLQLFFLDCHNASPIQMAIRLQNRACLQLFKETQLLEGRIACDINYFELEQSEPGFFTYLLSEGWLKLEDYDHYGQSLLHCSIGYLNKEYAMGLLHNFAWDINKGDIYGDTPLISACAYRPDSEIIDAFFARKDLDINKPNLYGITPLMAAIIEDNTLMVHRLLEAGASLEPLDHAMKSVFDYAKEPHIIRLLEEAVFNRLLDATSKLMIFSSPHSQAAQSLPIDTLNNQKRDIKAGCSVQL